In Leptospira montravelensis, the DNA window ATAACTTAGGTTTTGAGCCGACCGGGCTTGATAAGTATTCGTTTTCAGAATTAATTGGTCCAGTTGTAGATATTATTAAAAGACACCAGCCGGAAATCATATTATTACCATCAGCGCAGGATCCGCATACTGATCATAAAATTACTCATCAAATCGGAATTTCTGTTACCAAGAAATTTAGAAACTTAAATATAAAATCTATCCTTGAGATGGAGATACTTTCTGAAACAAATTTTGGTGAAATTGATTCTATCTCGGCAAATTTATATGTGGATATATCTGATTTTTTCGAAAGAAAAGTGGAGATTTTAAAAGAGTATGAAGGTGAACTCGGTGACCATCCCTTTCCTAGAAGTTTAGATTCTGTGAAAGCATTAGCAATCTTGCGAGGATCGCAGAGAGGCACAATGTATGCAGAAGCATTTCGAATTGTTAAATCTTACGAGTAAGAGTAATAAATAAATGTCCAACCCTTGGCAAAAAGCACTTCTGCGATCAAGCGATTCAATTGAAAAAGCGATACAGAATCTTGAGTTAACAGCACTACAGGTTGTATTGGTTGTTGATGAAGGAAATCATTTACTTGGAACCATCACCGATGGTGACATTCGCCGAGGCCTCTTAAAAGGAATGGATATGAATGCCACTGCTCATGGTATTTTAAATCCAAATTCTTTTGTCGTCACTCCTTCCATGAGCCGAGAATTGGTTTTGCAACTAATGAAAGCCAATAAAATTCATCAGATTCCCATAGTTGATGAAAATCGGAAAGTTTTAGGATTACATGTGTTAGATGAAATTCTTCTTCCTGAAAAGAAGGAGAATTTGTTTGTGATTATGGCTGGTGGGAAAGGTGTCAGACTACGCCCTTATACCGAAAATTGTCCCAAACCTTTATTGCCTGTAGCCGGGAAACCAATTTTGGAGCATATCATTGAAAGAGCAAAGGCAGATGGCTTTCAAAAATTTATTATTTCTGTTCATTATCTCGGACATATGATTGAAGAGTATTTTCAAGATGGGAAAAAATGGGATGTTGAAATTCAATATTTAAACGAGGATAAACCTTTAGGAACGGCAGGTGCACTGAGTCTTATTACAGAGAAGATTAAACATCCATTTTTAGTTTCCAATGGAGATGTATTAACCCATATTCGATATAGTGATTTATTAGAATTTCACCATGATCATAAAGCAGTGGCAACAATGGCGGTGCGTATGCATGAATGGCAACACCCTTTTGGAGTAGTTCATACCAAAGGTGTTGATATCATCGACTTTGAAGAAAAGCCAATCTATAAAACTCATGTCAATGCGGGAATCTACGCTCTTAATCCTGAGATATTTAGTTATTTGAATCAAGATGAATATACAGATATGCCAACTCTCTTTAGTAAGATAAAGGCAACCCAAAGGAAAACAATAGTATATCCGATGCATGAATCTTGGATTGATATTGGGCGACCAGATGATTATGAATCAGCTGATCAAGTTTTTCAGTAAAATTAGTAAGGATTATATGAATCAGAAAAAAGTCATCATCATTGGCGGAGGAACCGCAGGTATTGTTATTGCGAATCGACTTCAGGAGAAATTTGCGGTAACAGTCATTGATAAAAGTGAGTATAAAGCATATCCTTTGCTTTATCGAGTTCCATTAATGATCGGTATTTTATTCAGAAGAAAAAATTCGGAGTATATTCATAAGACAGAGTTTGATTTAGCCAATGGTCGTAAAATTCCATTTTATCAATCGAATTTGTTAGGTGGAGCCTCAGTAATGAACGGGGCTGTACATGTTTTTGGTTTTTTATCCAAATGGGTTCCGATCCTAAAGCGATTCGGATTTGAAGTGTCTGATTTAAATGAGAGTCACGAACTACTTTATTCTGAAAACAAAGTAGTGAATAATAAAATTACCATTAAAAAAGCTCCACTAAACTATATAGATAATTCATTTTTAGAAACTTTAAAAGGCCGAGGTGTACCTCTCGATAATATGAGTGTTTCTGAGAAGGAAGCATGTGGCCCAATTTATAATACAGTTCGCACATTCTTTAGAACTTCGGTTTTATCAGTATTGGGTAAAAAGAAGTTTAAGACAATATTAAATGAAAAAGTCGAACGGATTCTTTTTGATGAAAACGGAAACGCCAAAGGAGTAAAAACGAATCGTTCCACTTATGATTCGGATTTTGTGATTTTATCCGCAGGTGTTATGGGTAGTTGTTCTTTACTATTACAACAGCAGTTAGATCCAAATTCTTTGATTACTGATCTAAAAATCGGCAAAGAAATCCAAGACCATACAAACTTAAGAGTAAATGTATTTGCCAATCATCCACTGAATTCCCTTAACGAGGTATATGCTAGTTTTTGGAAAAAAATGTTTTTGGGAATCAAACATTTTTTAGGGATACCAACTGTAATGAGAGGAACAGGTGCCACTTCTGCGGCTTATCTAGACCTTGATAAAGATGGTGAAATTGATACGAGGATTCAAATCCTTCAATTTTCTGAATCGGGTAGGCACGGTAGTAAGGGTTCTGTTTTTAATACCTCTGAGCCAAGTTTTTCCATCTCGATCAATGCAATACATCCATTATCGAAAGGATATGTTTCTTTCCAAGATGGCAAATTAAAAGTGGATCCAAAGTTTTTATCTACGGAATCGGATGTAACTCTCTTAAAGCTTGCCATTAAATATTGTATTGAACTTTTAAAATCACCACCGATACGGGATCATGTGAAAGAAATTGATCAACTGGATTTGATGGAAAAAGATCCTGATAAATACATTCAGGACACAATGTATAGTGGTCACCATTTGATAGGCGGATTACAAAATTCGATTACTTCGGATTTTGAATTAAAAGACTGTAAAGGTTTATATGTTTGTGATGCGAGCGTATTTGATCGATTTGTCGCTAGTAATATACATTCGTCTGTCGTATTACTCGCAGACATGTTTGCTAAGAAATTTATAAATAAGCAAGGTTAGGGAATCATAAGTGCCTGGATTTGAATTAGTCGGAAAAGAAGAAAGAGAAGAGATCAATCAGCTTTTTGATGATGGTGGCATTTTATTTGCTCATGGATTTGATGCGATTCGAAATGGTAGATACCGAGTTCGTGAATTTGAAAAGGCTTTCGCGGAAAAAATTGGAGTAAAATATGCACAAGCAGTGTCATCAGGAACTGCTGCCATTAAAGTTGCACTTTTTGCTGCGGGAGTAAGACCTGGAGATGAAGTGATCACCCAAGCTTTTACATTCATCGCAACTGTGGAAGCAATTATTGATTTGGGTGCCAAGCCGATTTTAGTGAATGTAAATGACACATTAAATTTAGATCCAGTAGCGCTAAAAAAAGCCATTACTCCAAGAACAAAGGCAATTGTTCCTGTACACATGTTAGGTGTGGCATGTGAAATGGATAAGATCCAAGAAATTGCCACTGAATATAATCTAGCAATTATCGAAGATAATTGTGAATCGCTCGGTGCAAGATGGAATGGTAAATACTTAGGTACTGAATCTCTTGCTTGTGCCTGGAGTTTTGATGCAGGAAAAGTCATTATCACTGGCGAAGGTGGGATGGTGACCACCAATGATGAAGAGGTTTACAAACTAGCCAGAGAATATCATGATCATGGTCATGAATACAATGCGAAATTTCCGAGGGGAAGAGATACACATAGAATTCGTGGCTTCAATTATCGGATGAGTGAACTACAGGCTGCTATCGGCTTAGCCCAATTGAAGAAATTGGATTTCATTGTTTCAAAAAACATTGAAAACTTTAACATTTACTTTGAAGCGTTAAAGGAACTTCCCAATATTTCTTTTCGAAGAATTCCAAACAAATCGCAACCGTTATGCGATTGTTTGATCTTTCAATTGGAGACTGCCGAAAAGGCAAAATGGGTAGTAACAGAAATGAATAAAAGTGGATTGGGAACAAAAAACGTTCCTGATGCGATTGAATGGCATTTTGCTCGTTATTGGGATCATATGTTAGGCGAGCTAGGAATGTCAAAGAATGAATTGATAGATACTATGGAACCCTCTGAAAGAGAGTTAAGCAGAAGTGTTGCCATACCAATTCTTGTAAAGATGGATAAAACCACCATAACAACCAATGCGGCAAAATTGGTATCAATTTTAAAACAAGTAAATTAACGACTTCAGATGCCCAATTATGAATCCATTATTTTTTTTGTAGAAACTCCATTTACTGAAAGAGATGAAAAACGGTTTGGGATTAAAGAACTAAGCCAACTGGGATTTCAAGTTGAGGTTTATCAGTTAGAAGATATATTTCATAAACAAAAATACTTAGATTCAAGACAGGGGAACCAAAAAGAGTATATCAAATACTTCTCAACAATAAATGAATTAAAGAATGAGCTACAGAGGATTAAAAAAAGATTTTTGGTGATTCTGTTAACAGGCTACTATTTAGAATTATTGAAATTTTTTAAAAAACAATGCATTGACTATGCTTTGTATTGTACAAATCGAATTCCAACACCACAGGAAGTTTTAAATGATAGTATATACATTAAAATGAAACAAAAGCTTTTTGAAGAAGGTTTTGTATCGCTTTTGAAATCTATAGGGAGAACTTTAAAGAAATCTTTGGAAGTATTGAAGAGGAAAACTCCCTTGGCCCCAACATACGTGATTGCAGGTGGAAGTCGATCGATTGAACATTTAACAAAGGAAATTCTAGATTCTGCCAAAATAATTTGGGCTCATAGTTTGGATTTTGATTTGTTTTTGCAATCCAAACAATCTAGTTTCCAATTATCTCCATATCTTGATGTTTATGGAAATTTAGTGGAACAAAAAAACTTTGATAACCATATTGTGTTCTTGGATGAATATTCTCCCTACCATCCCGATAATGATTTTTTTAAGATTCCCCATGCGGACAAAAAAGAAACTTATTATCCAAGATTAGAAAGTTTCTTTCATTATCTCGAGAAAAAATACAATACGAAAGTGGTGATTGCTGCCCATCCAAGATCGGAATATCAATCTAAGGAACATTTTAAATCATTCATTATCATTAAAGATAGGACTCTAGACTTAATCAAAAACTGCCGCTTTGCATTGATTCATTCTAGTACAAGCATTAATTTCATAAATCTCTTCGAAAAAGATGCAGTATTTTTTTACACCTCAACCATGAGAAATATTTATAAAAATATGGTAGTTTCGTTTGCGAATCTACATGGAAAGAATCCAAAAGAAATAGATTTAGAAACGGATTATGATCGGCTTAACTTACTGGATGATAAAATAGACCATAGTAAATACCTGGAATACAGGAATGCGTTTATCAAAAGAAAAGATTCAAAAATGGAATTTTCCTGGGTTATCCTTGCCGATGAACTTCGAAATGCTTGAGTTAAGAGAGATTCCTTCGTCAGTCTGGGAAAAGGAAACCATACTCGAAATTTCCAGAATTTTAAATCCTTCCTTTTCTGCGAACCAGGTAAGTGAAACGAATTTTCATAT includes these proteins:
- a CDS encoding DegT/DnrJ/EryC1/StrS family aminotransferase — protein: MPGFELVGKEEREEINQLFDDGGILFAHGFDAIRNGRYRVREFEKAFAEKIGVKYAQAVSSGTAAIKVALFAAGVRPGDEVITQAFTFIATVEAIIDLGAKPILVNVNDTLNLDPVALKKAITPRTKAIVPVHMLGVACEMDKIQEIATEYNLAIIEDNCESLGARWNGKYLGTESLACAWSFDAGKVIITGEGGMVTTNDEEVYKLAREYHDHGHEYNAKFPRGRDTHRIRGFNYRMSELQAAIGLAQLKKLDFIVSKNIENFNIYFEALKELPNISFRRIPNKSQPLCDCLIFQLETAEKAKWVVTEMNKSGLGTKNVPDAIEWHFARYWDHMLGELGMSKNELIDTMEPSERELSRSVAIPILVKMDKTTITTNAAKLVSILKQVN
- a CDS encoding nucleotidyltransferase family protein; translation: MSNPWQKALLRSSDSIEKAIQNLELTALQVVLVVDEGNHLLGTITDGDIRRGLLKGMDMNATAHGILNPNSFVVTPSMSRELVLQLMKANKIHQIPIVDENRKVLGLHVLDEILLPEKKENLFVIMAGGKGVRLRPYTENCPKPLLPVAGKPILEHIIERAKADGFQKFIISVHYLGHMIEEYFQDGKKWDVEIQYLNEDKPLGTAGALSLITEKIKHPFLVSNGDVLTHIRYSDLLEFHHDHKAVATMAVRMHEWQHPFGVVHTKGVDIIDFEEKPIYKTHVNAGIYALNPEIFSYLNQDEYTDMPTLFSKIKATQRKTIVYPMHESWIDIGRPDDYESADQVFQ
- a CDS encoding PIG-L deacetylase family protein; translation: MNKKSIIVFTPHPDDETLGAGGFLLAKKKAGYDLIWLIMTHMKEEFGWTKDQINRREAEIQKVSRMYPFDYVYNLGFEPTGLDKYSFSELIGPVVDIIKRHQPEIILLPSAQDPHTDHKITHQIGISVTKKFRNLNIKSILEMEILSETNFGEIDSISANLYVDISDFFERKVEILKEYEGELGDHPFPRSLDSVKALAILRGSQRGTMYAEAFRIVKSYE
- a CDS encoding GMC oxidoreductase; this encodes MNQKKVIIIGGGTAGIVIANRLQEKFAVTVIDKSEYKAYPLLYRVPLMIGILFRRKNSEYIHKTEFDLANGRKIPFYQSNLLGGASVMNGAVHVFGFLSKWVPILKRFGFEVSDLNESHELLYSENKVVNNKITIKKAPLNYIDNSFLETLKGRGVPLDNMSVSEKEACGPIYNTVRTFFRTSVLSVLGKKKFKTILNEKVERILFDENGNAKGVKTNRSTYDSDFVILSAGVMGSCSLLLQQQLDPNSLITDLKIGKEIQDHTNLRVNVFANHPLNSLNEVYASFWKKMFLGIKHFLGIPTVMRGTGATSAAYLDLDKDGEIDTRIQILQFSESGRHGSKGSVFNTSEPSFSISINAIHPLSKGYVSFQDGKLKVDPKFLSTESDVTLLKLAIKYCIELLKSPPIRDHVKEIDQLDLMEKDPDKYIQDTMYSGHHLIGGLQNSITSDFELKDCKGLYVCDASVFDRFVASNIHSSVVLLADMFAKKFINKQG